The following are encoded together in the Salvia hispanica cultivar TCC Black 2014 chromosome 6, UniMelb_Shisp_WGS_1.0, whole genome shotgun sequence genome:
- the LOC125192574 gene encoding suppressor of RPS4-RLD 1-like yields MAPALAERIELAKLCSSKDWSKAIRILDSLLAQSCAIQDLCNRAFCYSQLELHKHVVKDCDRALQLDPNLLQAYILKGHAFSSLGRKEEAFLVWEQGYERAVCQSADLKQLMELEELMRIAKQNDSVSCQNSDEGLSFPASESVVSTESRDASKNHGKSNGRIMAPSCATQQVESQKNGSSLNVKVESSFGSLSNTKLENRPLETNGIHKKKKSVGKSALNNVEESSSEMIDFSDICSEPLSLSEPLSLSEIHNELMDEANRSKKFCVARISKNKSINVDFRLSRGIAQVNEGKYAHAISIFDKILQEEPDYPEALIGRGTAYAFQRELHAAIADFTKAIESNPLAGEAWKRRGQARAALGESAKAIADLTKALDFEPNSPDILHERGIVNFKFKDYKAAVEDLSACIEVDDQNKSALTYLGLALSSLGEYKRAEEAHTKAIKIDQNFLEAWTHLTQFYQDMANSEKALRCIHEILKIDESFAKAYHLHGVLLHGMGQHRNAIKELSTGLSIDSSNIECLYLRASCYHAIGEFKEAVKDYDAALDLELDSMEKFVLQCLAFYQKEIALYTASKFNTEFSWFDLDGDIDPLFKEYWCKKLHPKNVCEKVYRQPPLRDSTRKGKLKKQEFTLTKQKAALLQAADSIGKKIQYNCPGFLPNKRQYRMAGLAALEIAQKVVRVWRSLQTEWKNSNKGSLKHGKKVRRKEKHIHASQNRGGAGCSTSSFFESLTINNAAEERQFGRPSLPWHGLYSMAVKWRQISEPCDPVVWINKLSEEFNSGFGSQTPLVLGQAKVVRYFPKFDRAFSVAKALMMENKYARDKKENLIYLNEDGKLQEILNAESCSDLYKAVGQDFWLTTWCHSMAVEGKQLEGTRISLEKTDPTGYDFAVKTPCTPSRWDDFEMEMTSAWEALCDAYCGENYGSTDFDVLENVREAILRMTYYWYHFMALSRGTAVIGLVVLLGLLLAANMEFTGTIPEGVQVDWDAVLERDPNSFISSVKSWLYPSLKMSTSWKGYPDVASTLETTGLVVAALSTYSD; encoded by the exons ATGGCCCCGGCGCTGGCGGAGAGGATTGAGCTCGCCAAGCTCTGCAGCTCCAAGGATTGGTCAAAGGCTATCCGGATTCTCGATTCACTCCTCGCACAGTCCTGTGCCATTCAGGATCTCTG CAATCGAGCTTTCTGCTATAGCCAATTGGAGCTGCACAAGCACGTCGTCAAGGATTGCGATAGGGCGTTGCAGCTCGATCCTAACCTTCTACAAGCGTATATTCTCAAAG gTCATGCCTTTTCTTCTCTGGGAAGGAAAGAGGAAGCTTTTTTGGTTTGGGAACAGGGATACGAGCGTGCTGTTTGTCAGTCTGCTGATTTAAAACAACTTATGGAGCTGGAAGAGCTCATGAGAATTGCTAAGCAAAATGATTCCGTGTCTTGTCAGAACAGTGATGAAGGGTTGTCTTTTCCTGCATCGGAATCTGTTGTTTCCACAGAATCAAGAGATGCATCTAAAAACCATGGGAAATCCAATGGAAGAATTATGGCACCTAGCTGCGCAACTCAACAAGTGGAGTCTCAAAAAAATGGATCAAGTCTTAATGTCAAAGTAGAGAGTTCTTTTGGCAGTCTATCAAACACTAAACTTGAAAATCGTCCATTAGAAACTAATGGGatacacaaaaaaaagaagtcaGTGGGGAAGTCTGCACTGAACAATGTGGAGGAATCCAGCAGtgaaatgattgatttttctGATATATGCAGTGAGCCATTAAGCTTATCTGAGCCATTAAGCTTATCTGAAATACACAATGAGTTAATGGATGAGGCCAACAGGAGCAAAAAGTTTTGCGTGGCCAGGATATCAAAGAACAAGTCAATTAATGTGGATTTCAGATTATCAAGGGGAATTGCACAG GTTAATGAAGGAAAGTATGCTCATGCTATATCCATCTTTGACAAG ATACTACAAGAAGAACCTGATTACCCTGAGGCCTTAATTGGAAGAGGGACAGCATATGCATTTCAACGAGAACTGCATGCTGCTATTGCTGATTTTACAAAG GCGATAGAATCAAATCCCTTAGCCGGTGAGGCCTGGAAACGTAGGGGACAAGCTAGAGCAGCCCTGGGAGAATCTGCTAAG GCAATTGCAGACTTGACAAAAGCGCTGGATTTTGAACCCAATTCTCCAGACATATTGCATGAAAGGG gcattgtaaattttaaatttaaggaTTACAAAGCTGCTGTTGAAGACTTATCAGCATGCATAGAAGTTGATGATCAGAACAAATCTGCTTTGACATATTTG GGTTTGGCTCTATCTTCACTTGGTGAATATAAAAGGGCCGAAGAGGCACATACTAAAGCAATCAAAATAgatcaaaattttcttgaGGCTTGGACTCATCTAACTCAG TTCTATCAAGACATGGCAAATTCAGAAAAGGCTCTACGATGCATTCATGAGATTCTGAAAATTGATGAAAG CTTTGCCAAAGCATACCACCTGCACGGGGTTCTTCTCCATGGAATGGGACAGCACag GAATGCCATCAAGGAATTATCAACGGGATTGAGTATTGATAGCTCAAATATTGAATGTTTGTATCTAAGAGCTTCTTGCTATCATGCTATTGGAGAATTTAAAGAAGCG GTTAAAGATTATGACGCAGCCTTAGATCTTGAATTAGATTCAATGGAAAAGTTTGTTCTCCAGTGCTTAGCCTTCTATCag AAAGAAATTGCACTGTACACGGCTTCAAAGTTTAACACTGAGTTCTCATGGTTTGATCTTGATGGTGACATAGATCCCCTCTTTAAG GAATATTGGTGTAAAAAACTGCATCCAAAGAATGTATGTGAAAAGGTCTATAGGCAACCTCCTCTGCGAGATTCTACGAGAAAGGGAAAGCTGAAAAAGCAAGAATTTACACTCACTAAACAGAAGGCAGCCCTTTTACAGGCTGCAGATTCTATTGGTAAAAAGATTCAATACAATTGCCCAGGATTCCTGCCCAACAAACGCCAG TACCGAATGGCGGGGCTTGCTGCTTTAGAGATAGCACAGAAGGTTGTCAGAGTTTGGCGTTCTCTACAAACTGAATGGAAGAATTCAAATAAGGGGTCTCTTAAACATGGAAAGAAAGTcaggagaaaagaaaaacatattcATGCTAGTCAGAACAGAGGTGGTGCTGGTTGCAGCACTAGCAGTTTCTTTGAATCATTGACTATCAATAATGCAGCAGAAGAGAGACAATTCGGACGTCCTTCATTGCCATGGCATGGTCTTTATTCAATGGCTGTCAAATGGAGACAAATATCTGAACCATGTGATCCAGTTGTTTGGATTAACAAATTGAG TGAGGAATTTAATTCTGGATTTGGGTCCCAAACTCCTCTTGTTCTTGGGCAAGCAAAGGTGGTACGCTATTTCCCAAAATTTGACAG AGCATTCAGTGTTGCCAAAGCATTAATGATGGAGAATAAGTATGCCCGTGACAAGAAGGAAAACCTCATCTATCTTAATGAAGATGGGAAACTGCAAGAA ATATTGAATGCAGAATCATGCTCGGACCTTTACAAAGCTGTTGGGCAGGATTTCTGGTTAACTACTTGGTGCCATAGTATGGCAGTTGAGGG GAAGCAGCTTGAAGGAACTAGGATATCTTTAGAAAAAAC GGATCCAACTGGGTATGATTTTGCTGTCAAAACTCCTTGTACACCTTCAAGGTGGGATGACTTTGAAATGGAAATGACTTCGGCATGGGAG GCACTCTGTGATGCTTATTGTGGTGAAAATTATGGGTCAACTGATTTTGATGTGCTCGAGAATGTGAGGGAAGCAATTTTAAGAATGACATATTACTG GTATCATTTTATGGCATTATCAAGAGGCACTGCTGTAATTGGATTGGTTGTGTTACTCGGGCTGCTTTTGGCCGCCAACATGGAATTCACTGGTACCATTCCAGAGGGCGTCCAGGTGGACTGGGATGCAGTTCTGGAACGCGACCCTAACTCGTTTATATCTTCTGTGAAAAGCTGGCTGTATCCTTCCCTTAAGATGAGCACGTCGTGGAAAGGGTACCCTGATGTAGCCTCAACTCTTGAGACAACAGGATTAGTTGTTGCGGCATTGAGCACCTACTCTGACTGA
- the LOC125194200 gene encoding uncharacterized protein LOC125194200 — protein sequence MADSVITSLAHMEIKNDDLERAKTIFSKYYEYLPYKRQHRESVLNVLYSRETGTSSAHCCRPSRRKCALSTRKNQCFYMRSLCAAKFGASVQPLSYPITNVSKNTKEGEEQILRPRQFEYHPTDSSLMAVGTLDGEVVVLNHETGNVVSCIFPSRSMNSILGLCWLKQQPSKLLVGSDNGCLRLYDVNEVGRKAGDSSGVVFDDFELLTSVHVNSTDDRCLTSGYSKKVAIYDICSGQRLQLFTDMHREPINVAKFSNHSPHLFVTSSFDRDVKMWDSRQTPLRPCYSVRSSRGNVMVVFSPDDLYLLVSAVDNEVKQLLSVDGRLHTDFGIVSTGSCHNYTRSYYMSGRDYIISGSSEEPTVRICCAHTGRRLRDISLEDTGRSNSIYVQSLRSDPFRHFHMAILAAYARPSKYEIIKINLLSSSSSIEESQGGLQISFGKGG from the exons ATGGCCGATAGCGTGATCACATCTCTGGCTCATATGGAAATCAAGAATGACGATCTTGAAAGGGCGAAAACCATCTTCTCAAAATATTACGAGTACTTACCATATAAGCGGCAGCATAGGGAGAGTGTTCTCAACGTCCTGTATTCTCGTGAAACTGGAACGAGCAGTGCACACTGCTGCAGACCATCGAGGCGGAAGTGTGCCTTGTCTACTCGCAAGAACCAGTGCTTCTATATGAGGTCACTCTGTGCTGCAAAGTTTGGAGCGTCTGTGCAGCCCTTGTCATATCCCATCACTAACGTGAGCAAGAATACGAAGGAAGGGGAAGAGCAGATTCTCCGGCCAAGGCAGTTTGAGTACCACCCGACTGACTCCAGCCTGATGGCTGTTGGGACCCTTGACGGAGAAGTGGTGGTTCTCAACCACGAGACGGGAAATGTTGTCTCATGCATCTTTCCTTCGCGGAGTATGAATAGTATTCTTGGCCTTTGTTGGCTTAAACAACAACCCTCTAAG CTCCTTGTGGGTTCCGATAACGGTTGCCTGAGATTGTATGACGTCAATGAGGTTGGTAGAAAGGCAGGAGATAGCTCGGGCGTTGTCTTTGATGACTTTGAGCTATTGACCTCCGTTCACGTGAACTCAACCGATGACCGGTGTCTAACAAGTGGTTACTCGAAGAAAGTTGCCATATACGATATCTGCAGTGGCCAACGGTTGCAGCTGTTCACAGATATGCACCGTGAGCCCATAAATGTTGCCAAGTTTTCGAACCACTCTCCTCACCTCTTTGTGACTTCATCATTTGACCGTGATGTGAAGATGTGGGATTCAAGACAGACGCCTCTAAGACCTTGCTACTCGGTTAGAAGCTCAAGAGGGAACGTAATGGTCGTGTTCTCTCCAGACGATCTTTATCTACTCGTTTCAGCTGTCGATAATGAG GTCAAGCAACTTTTGTCTGTGGACGGGCGTCTTCACACGGATTTTGGGATAGTTTCGACAGGAAGTTGTCATAACTACACGCGGTCGTACTACATGAGCGGAAGAGACTACATCATTAGTGGGAGTTCAGAGGAACCAACGGTCCGCATCTGCTGCGCGCATACAGGAAGGCGGCTACGAGATATATCTTTGGAG GATACAGGGAGATCAAACTCCATCTATGTGCAATCATTGAGAAGTGATCCTTTTAGA CATTTCCACATGGCAATCTTGGCAGCGTATGCTCGACCATCGAAGTATGAAATTATCAAG ATAAACTTGCTCTCGTCGAGCTCCAGTATCGAAGAGAGCCAAGGAGGCTTGCAGATCTCTTTTGGCAAGGGTGGCTAA
- the LOC125194199 gene encoding metal transporter Nramp3-like: MSSHQQQQPLLEEEERAYEADNIVHIHDDDDGGHEYSPFSWRKLWLFTGPGFLMSIAFLDPGNLEGDLQSGAIAGYSLLWLLLWATAMGLLVQLLAARLGVVTGRHLAELCRQEYPDWARLLLWIMAELALIGADIQEVIGSAIAINILSRGLLPLWAGVIITALDCFVFLFLENYGVRKLEALFAVLIATMAISFAWMFGETKPDGRELLIGILVPKLNSSTIKQAVGVVGCVIMPHNVFLHSALVQSREVDNRKIGRVREALKYYSIESSIALAISFMINLFVTTVFAKVFYGTEEAKTIGLVNAGQYLEERYGGGLVPILYIWAIGVLAAGQSSTITGTYAGQFIMGGFLNLRMKKWIRALITRSCAIIPTLIVALIFDTSNASLDILNEWLNVLQSVQIPFALIPLLCLVSKEELMGYFKIGTLLQTVSWMVAALVILINGYLLVDFFSSELTGVLFTSIVTAFSAAYVSFIVYLVMRSASFSSLWTRAKTTWGS, from the exons atgtcTTCACACCAGCAGCAGCAGCCGCTTCTGGAAGAAGAGGAGCGAGCCTACGAAGCCGACAACATAGTCCACATTCACGACGATGACGACGGCGGCCATGAATACTCGCCATTCTCCTGGAGAAAGCTGTGGCTCTTCACGGGGCCTGGCTTCCTCATGAGCATCGCCTTCCTTGATCCCGGCAACCTCGAGGGCGATCTCCAATCCGGCGCCATCGCCGGCTACTCCCTCCTCTGGCTCCTCCTCTGGGCCACCGCCATGGGCCTACTGGTCCAGCTCCTCGCCGCGCGCCTCGGCGTCGTCACCGGAAGGCACCTGGCCGAGCTCTGCCGCCAGGAGTATCCTGATTGGGCCAGGCTGCTGCTGTGGATCATGGCTGAGCTCGCACTCATCGGCGCCGATATTCAGGAGGTTATTGGCAGCGCGATTGCGATTAACATTCTCAGCCGCGGCCTTCTTCCTCTTTGGGCCGGTGTCATTATCACCGCCCTCGATTG TTTCGTCTTCTTGTTTCTGGAGAATTATGGTGTGAGGAAACTGGAAGCGCTTTTTGCAGTGCTTATAGCAACCATGGCGATCTCCTTTGCTTGGATGTTTGGCGAAACAAAACCTGATGGTCGCGAGCTTTTGATCG GTATCTTGGTTCCGAAGCTGAATTCGAGTACCATAAAGCAGGCCGTGGGAGTGGTGGGCTGTGTCATCATGCCTCACAACGTTTTCTTGCACTCAGCCCTCGTGCAGTCGAGAGAAGTAGACAATCGCAAGATAGGCAGAGTGCGCGAAGCTCTCAAGTACTACTCCATTGAATCCAGCATTGCTCTGGCCATCTCATTCATGatcaatttatttgttacAACAGTTTTCGCAAAGGTGTTTTATGGCACGGAAGAAGCGAAGACTATTGGACTCGTGAATGCAGGGCAGTATCTCGAGGAGAGGTATGGTGGAGGGCTGGTCCCCATTTTGTACATATGGGCTATCGGTGTGCTCGCTGCCGGACAGAGCAGCACCATAACCGGCACATATGCCGGCCAGTTCATTATGGGAGGGTTTCTGAATTTGCGAATGAAGAAGTGGATAAGGGCACTAATAACACGAAGCTGCGCCATCATCCCTACTCTGATTGTTGCGCTTATTTTTGACACATCCAATGCCTCGTTGGACATTCTAAATGAATGGCTTAACGTGCTGCAGTCAGTTCAAATCCCGTTTGCTCTAATTCCTCTCCTTTGCCTGGTGTCCAAGGAGGAACTCATGGGCTATTTCAAAATCGGGACTCTTCTTCag ACTGTATCGTGGATGGTGGCAGCTCTGGTGATCTTGATCAACGGGTATCTTCTGGTGGACTTCTTCTCGTCTGAACTGACCGGGGTGTTGTTCACGAGTATAGTTACTGCTTTCTCAGCTGCATATGTTTCCTTCATAGTGTATCTTGTGATGAGGAGTGCAAGCTTTTCGAGTTTGTGGACAAGAGCCAAGACGACTTGGGGCTCGTAA